One Sciurus carolinensis chromosome Y, mSciCar1.2, whole genome shotgun sequence DNA window includes the following coding sequences:
- the LOC124973029 gene encoding zinc finger X-chromosomal protein-like isoform X1: MDEDEFELQPQESNSFFDGIGADSTHMDGDQIVVEVQETVFVSNSDITVHNFVPDVQDSVVIQDVIEDVVIEDVQCSDILEEADVSDSVIIPEQVLDSDVTEEVSLAHCTVPDDVLPSDITSTSVSMPEHVLTSDSIHVSDVVRHVEHVVHDSEVEAEIVTDPLTTNLVSEEVLVADCASEAVIDASGIPVDQQDDDKSNCEDYLMISSQDIVLPNHSRLFHVDDAGKIEHNGSTAVTMDAESEIDSCKVEGTCPEVIKVYIFKADPGEDDLGGTVDIVESEPENDHGVELLDQNSTIRVPREKMVYMTVNDSQQEDEDLNVAEITDEVYMEVIVGEEDAAVAAAAAAVHEQQMDDSEMKAFMPIAWAAAYGNNSDGIENRNGTASALLHIDESAGHGRLGKQKPKKRRRPDSRQYQTAIIIGPDGHPLTVYPCMICGKKFKSRGFLKRHMKNHPEHIAKKKYCCTDCDYTTNKKISLHNHLENHKLTSKVEKIIECDECGKHFSHTGALFTHKMVHKEKGTNKMHKCKFCEYETAEQGLLNRHLLAVHSKNFPHICVECGKGFRHPSELKKHMRIHTGEKPYQCQYCDYRSADSSNLKTHVKTKHSKEMPFKCDICLLTFSDTKEVQQHALIHQENKTHQCLHCDHKSSNSSDLKRHIISVHTKDYPHKCDMCDKGFHRPSELKKHVAAHKGKKMHQCRHCDFKIADPFVLSRHILSVHTKDLPFRCKRCRKGFRQQNELKKHMKTHSGRKVYQCEYCEYSTTDASGFKRHVISIHTKDYPHRCEYCKKGFRRPSEKNQHIMRHHKEVSLSK; the protein is encoded by the exons ATGGATGAGGATGAATTTGAATTGCAACCACAAGAATCAAACTCATTTTTTGATGGAATAG gAGCTGATTCCACACACATGGATGGTGATCAGATTGTTGTGGAAGTACAAGaaactgtttttgtttctaattcaGACATAACTGTGCATAATTTTGTTCCTGATGTCCAAGATTCTGTTGTAATCCAAGATGTCATTGAAGATGTTGTTATAGAGGATGTTCAGTGCTCAGATATTTTAGAGGAAGCTGATGTGTCTGACAGTGTCATCATTCCTGAGCAAGTACTTGATTCAGATGTAACCGAAGAAGTTTCTTTAGCACATTGCACAGTTCCAGATGATGTTTTACCTTCTGACATTACTTCAACCTCAGTGTCTATGCCAGAACACGTCTTGACAAGTGACTCTATACACGTGTCCGATGTAGTGCGGCATGTCGAACATGTGGTTCATGATAGTGAAGTGGAAGCAGAAATTGTCACTGATCCTCTGACAACAAACTTAGTTTCAGAAGAAGTATTGGTAGCAGACTGTGCCTCTGAAGCAGTCATAGATGCAAGTGGAATCCCTGTGGACCAGCAAGATGATGACAAAAGCAACTGTGAGGACTACCTTATGATTTCTT CACAAGACATTGTTTTGCCAAATCACTCCAGACTCTTTCATG TGGACGATGCTGGCAAAATAGAACATAATGGTTCCACTGCAGTGACAATGGATGCAGAGTCAGAAATTGATTCTTGTAAAGTAGAAGGCACTTGCCCTGAAGTCATCAaggtatacatttttaaagctgACCCTGGTGAAGATGACTTAG GTGGAACGGTAGACATTGTGGAGAGTGAGCCTGAGAATGATCATGGAGTTGAACTTCTTGATCAGAACAGCACTATTCGTGTTCCTAGGGAAAAGATGGTTTATATGACGGTCAATGACTCCCAACAAGAAGATGAAGACTTAA ATGTTGCTGAGATAACTGATGAGGTTTATATGGAAGTGATTGTAGGAGAAGAAGATGCTGCTGTtgcagcagcagctgctgctgtgCATGAACAGCAGATGGATGACAGTGAAATGAAAGCCTTCATGCCAATTGCATGGGCAGCAGCTTATG GTAATAATTCTGATGGAATTGAAAACAGGAATGGCACTGCAAGTGCCCTCTTGCACATAGATGAGTCTGCTGGCCATGGCAGACTGggtaaacaaaaaccaaagaaaaggagaagaccTGATTCCAGGCAGTACCAAACAG cAATAATTATTGGCCCTGATGGACATCCTTTGACTGTCTACCCTTGCATGATTTGTGGGAAGAAATTTAAGTCAAGAGGGTTTTTGAAAAGGCACATGAAAAACCATCCCGAACACATTGCCAAGAAGAAGTATTGCTGTACCGACTGTGATTACACTACCAACAAAAAGATAAGTTTACACAATCACCTGGAAAACCACAAGCTAACTAGCAAGGTAGAGAAAATCATTGAATGTGATGAGTGTGGAAAGCATTTCTCTCACACTGGGGCTTTGTTTACTCACAAAATGGTGCACAAGGAAAAAGGAACCAACAAAATGCACAAGTGTAAATTCTGTGAATATGAGACGGCTGAACAAGGGTTATTGAATCGCCACCTTTTGGCAGTCCACAGCAAGAACTTTCCTCATATTTGTGTGGAATGTGGGAAAGGTTTTCGTCACCCATCAGAGCTCAAAAAACACATGCGaatccatactggagagaaaccataccAGTGCCAATATTGTGATTATAGATCTGCAGACTCTTCTAACTTGAAAACGCATGTAAAAACTAAGCATAGTAAAGAGATGCCGTTCAAATGTGACATTTGTCTTCTAACTTTCTCAGATACCAAAGAGGTGCAGCAACATGCTCTTattcaccaagaaaacaaaacacaccagTGTTTGCATTGTGACCACAAGAGTTCAAACTCCAGTGATTTGAAGCGACACATAATTTCAGTTCACACAAAGGACTACCCCCACAAGTGTGACATGTGTGATAAAGGCTTTCATAGGCCTTCAGAACTCAAGAAACATGTGGCTGCCCACAAGGGTAAAAAAATGCACCAGTGTAGACATTGTGACTTTAAGATTGCAGATCCGTTTGTACTAAGTCGCCATATTCTCTCGGTTCACACAAAGGACCTTCCATTTAGGTGTAAGAGATGTAGAAAGGGATTTAGGCAACAGAATGAGCTTAAAAAGCATATGAAGACACACAGTGGCCGGAAAGTGTATCAGTGTGAGTACTGTGAGTATAGCACTACAGATGCCTCAGGTTTTAAACGGCATGTTATTTCCATTCATACAAAAGACTATCCTCATCGCTGTGAGTACTGCAAGAAAGGCTTCCGAAGACCTTCAGAAAAGAACCAGCACATAATGCGACATCACAAAGAAGTTAGCCTGTCCAAATAA
- the LOC124973029 gene encoding zinc finger X-chromosomal protein-like isoform X2: protein MDEDEFELQPQESNSFFDGIGADSTHMDGDQIVVEVQETVFVSNSDITVHNFVPDVQDSVVIQDVIEDVVIEDVQCSDILEEADVSDSVIIPEQVLDSDVTEEVSLAHCTVPDDVLPSDITSTSVSMPEHVLTSDSIHVSDVVRHVEHVVHDSEVEAEIVTDPLTTNLVSEEVLVADCASEAVIDASGIPVDQQDDDKSNCEDYLMISLDDAGKIEHNGSTAVTMDAESEIDSCKVEGTCPEVIKVYIFKADPGEDDLGGTVDIVESEPENDHGVELLDQNSTIRVPREKMVYMTVNDSQQEDEDLNVAEITDEVYMEVIVGEEDAAVAAAAAAVHEQQMDDSEMKAFMPIAWAAAYGNNSDGIENRNGTASALLHIDESAGHGRLGKQKPKKRRRPDSRQYQTAIIIGPDGHPLTVYPCMICGKKFKSRGFLKRHMKNHPEHIAKKKYCCTDCDYTTNKKISLHNHLENHKLTSKVEKIIECDECGKHFSHTGALFTHKMVHKEKGTNKMHKCKFCEYETAEQGLLNRHLLAVHSKNFPHICVECGKGFRHPSELKKHMRIHTGEKPYQCQYCDYRSADSSNLKTHVKTKHSKEMPFKCDICLLTFSDTKEVQQHALIHQENKTHQCLHCDHKSSNSSDLKRHIISVHTKDYPHKCDMCDKGFHRPSELKKHVAAHKGKKMHQCRHCDFKIADPFVLSRHILSVHTKDLPFRCKRCRKGFRQQNELKKHMKTHSGRKVYQCEYCEYSTTDASGFKRHVISIHTKDYPHRCEYCKKGFRRPSEKNQHIMRHHKEVSLSK, encoded by the exons ATGGATGAGGATGAATTTGAATTGCAACCACAAGAATCAAACTCATTTTTTGATGGAATAG gAGCTGATTCCACACACATGGATGGTGATCAGATTGTTGTGGAAGTACAAGaaactgtttttgtttctaattcaGACATAACTGTGCATAATTTTGTTCCTGATGTCCAAGATTCTGTTGTAATCCAAGATGTCATTGAAGATGTTGTTATAGAGGATGTTCAGTGCTCAGATATTTTAGAGGAAGCTGATGTGTCTGACAGTGTCATCATTCCTGAGCAAGTACTTGATTCAGATGTAACCGAAGAAGTTTCTTTAGCACATTGCACAGTTCCAGATGATGTTTTACCTTCTGACATTACTTCAACCTCAGTGTCTATGCCAGAACACGTCTTGACAAGTGACTCTATACACGTGTCCGATGTAGTGCGGCATGTCGAACATGTGGTTCATGATAGTGAAGTGGAAGCAGAAATTGTCACTGATCCTCTGACAACAAACTTAGTTTCAGAAGAAGTATTGGTAGCAGACTGTGCCTCTGAAGCAGTCATAGATGCAAGTGGAATCCCTGTGGACCAGCAAGATGATGACAAAAGCAACTGTGAGGACTACCTTATGATTTCTT TGGACGATGCTGGCAAAATAGAACATAATGGTTCCACTGCAGTGACAATGGATGCAGAGTCAGAAATTGATTCTTGTAAAGTAGAAGGCACTTGCCCTGAAGTCATCAaggtatacatttttaaagctgACCCTGGTGAAGATGACTTAG GTGGAACGGTAGACATTGTGGAGAGTGAGCCTGAGAATGATCATGGAGTTGAACTTCTTGATCAGAACAGCACTATTCGTGTTCCTAGGGAAAAGATGGTTTATATGACGGTCAATGACTCCCAACAAGAAGATGAAGACTTAA ATGTTGCTGAGATAACTGATGAGGTTTATATGGAAGTGATTGTAGGAGAAGAAGATGCTGCTGTtgcagcagcagctgctgctgtgCATGAACAGCAGATGGATGACAGTGAAATGAAAGCCTTCATGCCAATTGCATGGGCAGCAGCTTATG GTAATAATTCTGATGGAATTGAAAACAGGAATGGCACTGCAAGTGCCCTCTTGCACATAGATGAGTCTGCTGGCCATGGCAGACTGggtaaacaaaaaccaaagaaaaggagaagaccTGATTCCAGGCAGTACCAAACAG cAATAATTATTGGCCCTGATGGACATCCTTTGACTGTCTACCCTTGCATGATTTGTGGGAAGAAATTTAAGTCAAGAGGGTTTTTGAAAAGGCACATGAAAAACCATCCCGAACACATTGCCAAGAAGAAGTATTGCTGTACCGACTGTGATTACACTACCAACAAAAAGATAAGTTTACACAATCACCTGGAAAACCACAAGCTAACTAGCAAGGTAGAGAAAATCATTGAATGTGATGAGTGTGGAAAGCATTTCTCTCACACTGGGGCTTTGTTTACTCACAAAATGGTGCACAAGGAAAAAGGAACCAACAAAATGCACAAGTGTAAATTCTGTGAATATGAGACGGCTGAACAAGGGTTATTGAATCGCCACCTTTTGGCAGTCCACAGCAAGAACTTTCCTCATATTTGTGTGGAATGTGGGAAAGGTTTTCGTCACCCATCAGAGCTCAAAAAACACATGCGaatccatactggagagaaaccataccAGTGCCAATATTGTGATTATAGATCTGCAGACTCTTCTAACTTGAAAACGCATGTAAAAACTAAGCATAGTAAAGAGATGCCGTTCAAATGTGACATTTGTCTTCTAACTTTCTCAGATACCAAAGAGGTGCAGCAACATGCTCTTattcaccaagaaaacaaaacacaccagTGTTTGCATTGTGACCACAAGAGTTCAAACTCCAGTGATTTGAAGCGACACATAATTTCAGTTCACACAAAGGACTACCCCCACAAGTGTGACATGTGTGATAAAGGCTTTCATAGGCCTTCAGAACTCAAGAAACATGTGGCTGCCCACAAGGGTAAAAAAATGCACCAGTGTAGACATTGTGACTTTAAGATTGCAGATCCGTTTGTACTAAGTCGCCATATTCTCTCGGTTCACACAAAGGACCTTCCATTTAGGTGTAAGAGATGTAGAAAGGGATTTAGGCAACAGAATGAGCTTAAAAAGCATATGAAGACACACAGTGGCCGGAAAGTGTATCAGTGTGAGTACTGTGAGTATAGCACTACAGATGCCTCAGGTTTTAAACGGCATGTTATTTCCATTCATACAAAAGACTATCCTCATCGCTGTGAGTACTGCAAGAAAGGCTTCCGAAGACCTTCAGAAAAGAACCAGCACATAATGCGACATCACAAAGAAGTTAGCCTGTCCAAATAA
- the LOC124973029 gene encoding zinc finger X-chromosomal protein-like isoform X3 → MDGDQIVVEVQETVFVSNSDITVHNFVPDVQDSVVIQDVIEDVVIEDVQCSDILEEADVSDSVIIPEQVLDSDVTEEVSLAHCTVPDDVLPSDITSTSVSMPEHVLTSDSIHVSDVVRHVEHVVHDSEVEAEIVTDPLTTNLVSEEVLVADCASEAVIDASGIPVDQQDDDKSNCEDYLMISSQDIVLPNHSRLFHVDDAGKIEHNGSTAVTMDAESEIDSCKVEGTCPEVIKVYIFKADPGEDDLGGTVDIVESEPENDHGVELLDQNSTIRVPREKMVYMTVNDSQQEDEDLNVAEITDEVYMEVIVGEEDAAVAAAAAAVHEQQMDDSEMKAFMPIAWAAAYGNNSDGIENRNGTASALLHIDESAGHGRLGKQKPKKRRRPDSRQYQTAIIIGPDGHPLTVYPCMICGKKFKSRGFLKRHMKNHPEHIAKKKYCCTDCDYTTNKKISLHNHLENHKLTSKVEKIIECDECGKHFSHTGALFTHKMVHKEKGTNKMHKCKFCEYETAEQGLLNRHLLAVHSKNFPHICVECGKGFRHPSELKKHMRIHTGEKPYQCQYCDYRSADSSNLKTHVKTKHSKEMPFKCDICLLTFSDTKEVQQHALIHQENKTHQCLHCDHKSSNSSDLKRHIISVHTKDYPHKCDMCDKGFHRPSELKKHVAAHKGKKMHQCRHCDFKIADPFVLSRHILSVHTKDLPFRCKRCRKGFRQQNELKKHMKTHSGRKVYQCEYCEYSTTDASGFKRHVISIHTKDYPHRCEYCKKGFRRPSEKNQHIMRHHKEVSLSK, encoded by the exons ATGGATGGTGATCAGATTGTTGTGGAAGTACAAGaaactgtttttgtttctaattcaGACATAACTGTGCATAATTTTGTTCCTGATGTCCAAGATTCTGTTGTAATCCAAGATGTCATTGAAGATGTTGTTATAGAGGATGTTCAGTGCTCAGATATTTTAGAGGAAGCTGATGTGTCTGACAGTGTCATCATTCCTGAGCAAGTACTTGATTCAGATGTAACCGAAGAAGTTTCTTTAGCACATTGCACAGTTCCAGATGATGTTTTACCTTCTGACATTACTTCAACCTCAGTGTCTATGCCAGAACACGTCTTGACAAGTGACTCTATACACGTGTCCGATGTAGTGCGGCATGTCGAACATGTGGTTCATGATAGTGAAGTGGAAGCAGAAATTGTCACTGATCCTCTGACAACAAACTTAGTTTCAGAAGAAGTATTGGTAGCAGACTGTGCCTCTGAAGCAGTCATAGATGCAAGTGGAATCCCTGTGGACCAGCAAGATGATGACAAAAGCAACTGTGAGGACTACCTTATGATTTCTT CACAAGACATTGTTTTGCCAAATCACTCCAGACTCTTTCATG TGGACGATGCTGGCAAAATAGAACATAATGGTTCCACTGCAGTGACAATGGATGCAGAGTCAGAAATTGATTCTTGTAAAGTAGAAGGCACTTGCCCTGAAGTCATCAaggtatacatttttaaagctgACCCTGGTGAAGATGACTTAG GTGGAACGGTAGACATTGTGGAGAGTGAGCCTGAGAATGATCATGGAGTTGAACTTCTTGATCAGAACAGCACTATTCGTGTTCCTAGGGAAAAGATGGTTTATATGACGGTCAATGACTCCCAACAAGAAGATGAAGACTTAA ATGTTGCTGAGATAACTGATGAGGTTTATATGGAAGTGATTGTAGGAGAAGAAGATGCTGCTGTtgcagcagcagctgctgctgtgCATGAACAGCAGATGGATGACAGTGAAATGAAAGCCTTCATGCCAATTGCATGGGCAGCAGCTTATG GTAATAATTCTGATGGAATTGAAAACAGGAATGGCACTGCAAGTGCCCTCTTGCACATAGATGAGTCTGCTGGCCATGGCAGACTGggtaaacaaaaaccaaagaaaaggagaagaccTGATTCCAGGCAGTACCAAACAG cAATAATTATTGGCCCTGATGGACATCCTTTGACTGTCTACCCTTGCATGATTTGTGGGAAGAAATTTAAGTCAAGAGGGTTTTTGAAAAGGCACATGAAAAACCATCCCGAACACATTGCCAAGAAGAAGTATTGCTGTACCGACTGTGATTACACTACCAACAAAAAGATAAGTTTACACAATCACCTGGAAAACCACAAGCTAACTAGCAAGGTAGAGAAAATCATTGAATGTGATGAGTGTGGAAAGCATTTCTCTCACACTGGGGCTTTGTTTACTCACAAAATGGTGCACAAGGAAAAAGGAACCAACAAAATGCACAAGTGTAAATTCTGTGAATATGAGACGGCTGAACAAGGGTTATTGAATCGCCACCTTTTGGCAGTCCACAGCAAGAACTTTCCTCATATTTGTGTGGAATGTGGGAAAGGTTTTCGTCACCCATCAGAGCTCAAAAAACACATGCGaatccatactggagagaaaccataccAGTGCCAATATTGTGATTATAGATCTGCAGACTCTTCTAACTTGAAAACGCATGTAAAAACTAAGCATAGTAAAGAGATGCCGTTCAAATGTGACATTTGTCTTCTAACTTTCTCAGATACCAAAGAGGTGCAGCAACATGCTCTTattcaccaagaaaacaaaacacaccagTGTTTGCATTGTGACCACAAGAGTTCAAACTCCAGTGATTTGAAGCGACACATAATTTCAGTTCACACAAAGGACTACCCCCACAAGTGTGACATGTGTGATAAAGGCTTTCATAGGCCTTCAGAACTCAAGAAACATGTGGCTGCCCACAAGGGTAAAAAAATGCACCAGTGTAGACATTGTGACTTTAAGATTGCAGATCCGTTTGTACTAAGTCGCCATATTCTCTCGGTTCACACAAAGGACCTTCCATTTAGGTGTAAGAGATGTAGAAAGGGATTTAGGCAACAGAATGAGCTTAAAAAGCATATGAAGACACACAGTGGCCGGAAAGTGTATCAGTGTGAGTACTGTGAGTATAGCACTACAGATGCCTCAGGTTTTAAACGGCATGTTATTTCCATTCATACAAAAGACTATCCTCATCGCTGTGAGTACTGCAAGAAAGGCTTCCGAAGACCTTCAGAAAAGAACCAGCACATAATGCGACATCACAAAGAAGTTAGCCTGTCCAAATAA